Below is a genomic region from Actinomycetota bacterium.
TGATTTTCCTCAACAACATATTGGAGAACCGCATTGATGCCAGCGGTCCTGTCCAGGCCTACCCATACCTCGGGCCGGCTGGAGGCTATAAGTTGATCCTCCTGCCAAATGTAAACACCGCCGGAAGCCATCCCCTGTCCTTTACGGACACGACCGACAACAACGTCTTCAATCTTCAAGCCGGAGGCGTCCTCAACATTCTAGGAGGCAACCCCGGTACTTACATCGGGAATATGGAGACGAACGTCTCCGGCTCCGGTTTCAATACCGCCTACGAAGCCCCGATGATTATGAGTGGAACTGCCTGGAATTTACAGACAACTGTCTACGACAGCCGCTACGACAACGGAGCAGTCTTCATCCCTGTCGGCACGGAAGACAACTCCGTTCGCACTTTGTCTCAAAATGGATTCCAGGTAACCTACGCCAGCTCCCTCTTTAGCACATGCTATGGGACGGTGAATGGGAATCTGGTCTACTTCTGGTCCTGGGGCGGCAACGATCCGACCTGGCTCCGCACGCATAGCGAGACCTGGGTGGTTGATCCTTCCGGCACCTCGCTCACGGGCACCATGGAAGACACCTGGCAAGCCCGTTCGGGCTCCACCACGGCCTACGTCCGCGCCAACGTCGTTGGCTGGAGATAAAGCACCAAACAACAGCGTCCGATAAACATTAATATGTAAAACCCCATTACTGAAATAACGGGGTAAATCGGCCGCCACGCTCATTTAGCAAAAAAATCTCCCAAAGAAAGGAGACAAAAAAACCAAGGGCTCGCGCGTCTACCGCACGAGCCCTTTTTCTTATGCTATATACTGATATATGAATCAAATGGGATTATTTTTGAGCAACGAAAAAATATCGCTTGTTTTTTTTGCCTGGACGGTGGAACGCCGTATCCCTATATGCCCGAGAATGCAAAAAACCTGTCTCCGAAAGTATTTTTAATATTGTTTTGGACGAATAATAGAATTCCTCGTGCTGTTCAGTAAATACAACGGCCTTGCCTTTTTTTGTCGGTTTCTGAATTTCAAAAATAGCTTTCCAGCGTCTCGGGTAAAAATAGTTTTTCCAAATAACAGTCGTGCTGTCAAATTTGAATATTCTCGTGTTCTTAATCAGTTTTTTATTCCAGGCAAACGCTTTTTCACCGTTTAAGTCAAACAACAAATATCCTCCTTTCCTCGTGTTGTTATAAAAATTTTTAAATATCTGCCGCAGCTCGGTTGCCGTGCTGGTATAGTTTAGTGAATCGAAAGCGCAAACAATCAAATCCGCTCGTTTTTCATCGGGAAGACAAAAATCAAGAAATGATTTATTGATAAATTTAATATGCGGATATTTTTTCCTGGCAATTTTCAGCATTTCAGCAGACCGATCAAAGCCGATCACCGGTCCAAGTGCAGCGAGTAGCTTTGTAAGCCGCCCGGTGCCGCAACCAGCGTCGATTATAAGCGCCGGATTGATTTTCTTCTGCCGCAATATTTTTTTCACAAAATTAAACCATTTACGATACCAAAAATCAGGCATCAATAAATCGAAATATTTGGCAATGTATTTATAAGGTTTTTCCATAGCTATTATAAGTATAAAAGAAAAAGGGAAAGAAAAAAAGGGCAACTTCGCGTTTATTACGCTGGGTTGCCCTGAGATTATTTGAGTCATTTTGTTTTGACGCTTTTTCTGGCATAGCCGGGTTGATTGGATGTATCATGAATCCGTGAAGATGTCTTCGACTTCCGCTGAACCACGAACAGAAAAGCCATATTTCTCAAATAGCGGGGTAACGACCTCTTTGTGAAACTTGATTACTTGCGCACAGGCATATTCATCCTTGGCGCGTATATCTCCGGTGAGCCGATGCGCAACTGCCCGGCATCCGGTTCCGCAAATTGCCAATGATGGGCAATCCTTACATTCACTGACTTCCGCGATTTTCATTGTTTTTACCGACTGCATCTTATTACTGATCCAAATTTGCTGAATAGGAGTTTCACGAATGTTGCCCGCCACGATGTAATCAAAATAACCGCAGGGGGTAACATCGCCGTTAGCCTTAATGGAGCAGCGGTTTTTGTGGTAGAGGCAGGCTATGTCGCCGGGCTGATAGAACTTGATTTTTTTATAGACTATTTCGGTCCTGAAAAGCAATTCGAATTCCACCTCAATTGGAGACGTAAATCCCTCGTTGCTGACCGAAACGTCCTGAAGATGGATGTCGAGCAATGCTGCGTAGGCCGCTAGCACATTGTCCCATTGCGGTTTCAACTCCGGTTGTGTTTCTTTGTATCTCCCGATTGGCTTAGGAACCGCAATTCTCCATTGAGAAACATTCATCCGTTTCAGCAGCTGATACATCGCGGGAAGCTCGCTCAAATTCTTCTGGTGCAAACTCGTATTTATGGTAACGGGAACTCCCGCGCTGGCAAACATTTCGATTGCTCTGATTGCGGCGGCGTGGGTCACGTTACTGTTTACATCTCCGCCACGAATCATGGAGTGGGAATATGGCGTTAAACCATCCAGACTGATATAGATCCGGGTGAATTGCGGCAACGACGAAATGAATGAGACGAAGTCCTTCTCAATTTCCAGGCCGTTGGTAAAAAACGAGCCTAAACGCATGTTGCGTGCGACAATTCCTTCAATTATTTTTCTGATATCATCCCGAAGAATCGGTTCTCCGCCGGTTACGGCAACATCTCGCACATTCATTGCCGCCAAATCATCGAGCACTCCATATATTTCATCAAGCGATAAGTCCTTGCCGCGCTTCTCCTTATAAAAATCGCTGACGTAACAATGGTGGCACCGGAGGTTGCACAGCGAGGTTATGTCGAAAAGGACCCCCTCAAGATATGGCTGTACTAACGGTAAATCGATGATTCGTTTTTGAGGATTCGCGATCGATTCGAGGCACCCTTCCGAGCTTAATTTCGACACGAACGTCCTGACTGTTTCCTGACTTTCTTTGTCAAACTCCGACAGAACATTATCCGTGGTTCTTGTTCCATCGAGCAGATAAATCAACTCAGCCTGTTCTCTGTCCAGAAGAAATTCCGCCGCAGTTTTATTATTAAACAGGCATAGGTACGTGTCATACTTGAGCACTCGGAAGTTGTTATGTAGTCTGAGATATTCTGCCACC
It encodes:
- a CDS encoding class I SAM-dependent methyltransferase; the protein is MEKPYKYIAKYFDLLMPDFWYRKWFNFVKKILRQKKINPALIIDAGCGTGRLTKLLAALGPVIGFDRSAEMLKIARKKYPHIKFINKSFLDFCLPDEKRADLIVCAFDSLNYTSTATELRQIFKNFYNNTRKGGYLLFDLNGEKAFAWNKKLIKNTRIFKFDSTTVIWKNYFYPRRWKAIFEIQKPTKKGKAVVFTEQHEEFYYSSKTILKILSETGFLHSRAYRDTAFHRPGKKNKRYFFVAQK
- a CDS encoding radical SAM protein, translating into MAEYLRLHNNFRVLKYDTYLCLFNNKTAAEFLLDREQAELIYLLDGTRTTDNVLSEFDKESQETVRTFVSKLSSEGCLESIANPQKRIIDLPLVQPYLEGVLFDITSLCNLRCHHCYVSDFYKEKRGKDLSLDEIYGVLDDLAAMNVRDVAVTGGEPILRDDIRKIIEGIVARNMRLGSFFTNGLEIEKDFVSFISSLPQFTRIYISLDGLTPYSHSMIRGGDVNSNVTHAAAIRAIEMFASAGVPVTINTSLHQKNLSELPAMYQLLKRMNVSQWRIAVPKPIGRYKETQPELKPQWDNVLAAYAALLDIHLQDVSVSNEGFTSPIEVEFELLFRTEIVYKKIKFYQPGDIACLYHKNRCSIKANGDVTPCGYFDYIVAGNIRETPIQQIWISNKMQSVKTMKIAEVSECKDCPSLAICGTGCRAVAHRLTGDIRAKDEYACAQVIKFHKEVVTPLFEKYGFSVRGSAEVEDIFTDS
- a CDS encoding chitobiase/beta-hexosaminidase C-terminal domain-containing protein; protein product: MKRKLLYLLVLVFSFTLVACGGGGDDGNNVTTGTVSAPTFTPAPGSYIGAQSIALSTTSSGASIRYTVDGSIPTSSTATLYSAPIPVSSSTTIKAIAYKTGWIDSPIATGTYTITPPVDNSAINTYMSSGNSLLIFLNNILENRIDASGPVQAYPYLGPAGGYKLILLPNVNTAGSHPLSFTDTTDNNVFNLQAGGVLNILGGNPGTYIGNMETNVSGSGFNTAYEAPMIMSGTAWNLQTTVYDSRYDNGAVFIPVGTEDNSVRTLSQNGFQVTYASSLFSTCYGTVNGNLVYFWSWGGNDPTWLRTHSETWVVDPSGTSLTGTMEDTWQARSGSTTAYVRANVVGWR